One genomic segment of Aquipluma nitroreducens includes these proteins:
- a CDS encoding 4a-hydroxytetrahydrobiopterin dehydratase — protein MDLSTKKCVPCEGGTPAFDPKQIAEYREKIDESWNVIEYKKIVKEYHFKNYKQTIDFVNKVAILSEKENHHPVMHVYYGKVVIELWTHSVNGLSENDFILAAKIDKL, from the coding sequence ATGGATTTAAGTACAAAAAAATGTGTTCCCTGCGAAGGTGGTACACCTGCATTTGATCCGAAACAGATTGCAGAATATCGGGAAAAGATTGACGAAAGCTGGAATGTAATCGAATACAAAAAGATCGTCAAAGAATATCACTTCAAAAACTACAAACAGACAATCGACTTTGTAAATAAGGTAGCAATATTGTCAGAAAAAGAGAATCATCACCCGGTTATGCACGTCTATTACGGGAAGGTAGTTATTGAATTGTGGACACACTCGGTTAACGGACTTTCAGAAAATGATTTCATTTTGGCTGCTAAAATTGATAAGCTGTAA
- a CDS encoding pirin family protein: MVQKSILNIKPLGFQWETFDPFIFCVHHRDEYPKGNAEMGPAASLEGRNIGQDFTKKEGWRMYHGQKIPGFPYHPHRGFETVTVVKEGLVDHTDSLGAAGRFGKGDVQWMTAGKGVQHSEMFPLIHQDRENPMELFQIWLNLPKASKFVEPYFKMLWEDNIPVLKRTGSNGKSVEINVIAGTIYDTKAPDPTPDSWAANPDHEVAILTIKLEAGADWTLPETSSEANRTLYFYKGKGLQIEGEIIPEYHSVQVKAASEIKLQSGNEDCFLLMLQGKPINEPVVQYGPFVMNSKAEIQEAYLDYQQTQFGGWPWPKHEQAHDRNKGRFALYADGTEELKS; encoded by the coding sequence ATGGTACAAAAATCTATTCTCAATATAAAACCCCTGGGATTTCAATGGGAAACCTTTGATCCATTTATCTTCTGTGTTCATCATCGCGACGAATACCCCAAAGGGAATGCAGAAATGGGTCCGGCGGCATCGCTTGAAGGCCGAAACATCGGTCAGGACTTTACCAAAAAAGAGGGTTGGCGAATGTATCACGGTCAGAAAATTCCCGGGTTTCCGTATCATCCTCATCGTGGTTTTGAAACGGTTACAGTGGTAAAAGAAGGTCTGGTTGATCATACCGACTCGTTGGGTGCAGCTGGCCGTTTTGGCAAAGGAGATGTGCAGTGGATGACTGCTGGCAAAGGGGTTCAACATTCCGAGATGTTTCCGCTCATCCATCAGGATAGAGAAAATCCGATGGAACTTTTCCAGATTTGGTTAAACTTACCCAAGGCCAGCAAATTTGTTGAACCGTATTTTAAAATGTTATGGGAAGACAACATTCCGGTTTTAAAACGAACTGGCAGTAATGGGAAATCAGTTGAAATAAACGTGATTGCCGGTACAATTTATGACACAAAGGCTCCCGATCCAACACCTGATTCCTGGGCAGCCAACCCAGATCACGAAGTAGCTATTTTAACGATTAAACTCGAAGCTGGTGCTGATTGGACCTTACCCGAAACTAGTTCCGAAGCAAACCGGACACTCTATTTTTACAAGGGAAAAGGATTGCAAATTGAAGGCGAAATTATTCCAGAGTATCATTCAGTTCAGGTAAAAGCTGCCAGCGAAATTAAACTTCAGTCCGGAAATGAGGATTGTTTTTTGCTGATGTTGCAGGGAAAACCAATTAATGAGCCCGTTGTTCAATACGGACCTTTTGTTATGAATTCAAAAGCAGAAATCCAGGAAGCATATCTGGATTACCAGCAAACCCAATTCGGTGGTTGGCCGTGGCCGAAACACGAACAGGCACACGACCGCAATAAAGGAAGATTTGCCTTATATGCCGATGGTACAGAAGAATTAAAATCATAA
- the hydG gene encoding [FeFe] hydrogenase H-cluster radical SAM maturase HydG, with protein MSAFINEIEIAQILERNQNPDPAKVSAVLNKAKEMKGLDLEDVAVLSKITDPMQLFELFEEANHIKEKIYGKRLVIFAPLYISNLCANECSYCAFRAKNKSILRRSLNQDEIKRETEILVSQGHKRILMVAGESYPKQGFQYIIDSIASIYEAKVGNGEIRRVNVNIAPLDLPDFKLLKEAKIGTFQLFQETYNRQIYSEVHTGGKKKDYDYRVTALHRAMEAGIDDVGIGVLFGLADFHFELLALMQHIQELEKVFGVGPHTISVPRIEPATGSDLSAHPPHAVSDLDFRKIIAILRLAVPYTGIIMSTRETAHMRRDTFALGVSQISAGSRTNPGGYSDSLHDDSGQFCLGDHRPLDEVIRDVAEMDYIPSFCTGCYRLGRTGQDFMDRAKPGDIKNHCNPNAVSTFMEYLMDYASYETRLIGENLIEDVISSMHGLARERAITLLEKVKNGNHDMYC; from the coding sequence ATGTCAGCTTTTATTAACGAAATAGAGATTGCCCAAATTCTGGAACGGAATCAAAATCCTGATCCTGCAAAAGTTAGTGCCGTACTGAACAAGGCCAAAGAGATGAAAGGCCTTGATTTGGAAGATGTAGCCGTACTCTCCAAAATCACCGATCCGATGCAGTTGTTCGAGCTTTTCGAAGAAGCCAATCACATTAAGGAAAAGATTTATGGCAAGCGGCTGGTCATTTTTGCCCCTTTATACATTTCCAATTTATGCGCGAACGAATGCAGCTATTGCGCCTTCAGGGCTAAAAACAAATCCATTCTTCGTCGTTCGCTTAATCAGGACGAAATCAAACGCGAAACCGAAATACTCGTCAGTCAGGGACACAAGCGCATTTTGATGGTTGCCGGCGAATCCTATCCCAAACAAGGATTTCAGTATATCATTGATTCTATTGCATCAATTTATGAGGCAAAAGTCGGGAACGGCGAAATCCGGAGGGTAAATGTCAACATCGCACCTCTCGATCTTCCTGATTTTAAACTACTGAAAGAGGCCAAAATCGGAACCTTCCAGCTTTTTCAGGAAACCTACAATCGTCAAATATACAGCGAAGTGCATACCGGTGGCAAAAAGAAAGATTACGACTACCGGGTTACTGCATTGCATCGCGCCATGGAAGCCGGTATCGACGATGTTGGAATCGGGGTGCTTTTTGGGTTGGCTGATTTCCATTTTGAATTGCTGGCCTTAATGCAACACATTCAGGAGCTTGAAAAGGTTTTTGGAGTTGGACCGCACACCATTAGCGTTCCTCGCATCGAACCAGCAACCGGATCTGACCTTTCAGCTCATCCGCCACATGCTGTTTCCGATCTCGACTTCCGGAAAATCATCGCTATTCTTCGTCTGGCTGTTCCTTATACCGGCATTATCATGTCGACCCGCGAAACTGCCCACATGCGACGCGACACTTTTGCTTTGGGTGTTTCACAGATTTCGGCCGGAAGCCGCACCAATCCAGGTGGTTACAGCGATTCTTTACACGACGACAGCGGCCAGTTCTGTCTGGGCGACCATCGTCCGCTGGACGAAGTGATTCGCGATGTGGCCGAAATGGATTACATTCCTTCGTTCTGCACAGGTTGTTACCGCCTTGGGCGCACAGGACAGGATTTTATGGACCGAGCAAAACCTGGCGACATCAAGAACCATTGTAACCCAAATGCTGTTTCTACTTTCATGGAATACCTGATGGACTATGCTTCGTACGAAACCCGCCTGATTGGTGAAAACCTGATTGAAGATGTAATCAGTTCGATGCACGGACTTGCCCGCGAAAGAGCAATCACCTTGCTCGAAAAGGTAAAAAATGGTAACCACGATATGTATTGCTAA
- a CDS encoding MOSC domain-containing protein: MKIKVLSVNTSEKKGTVKKPVDTIRLTDIGVVGDAHSGKWHRQVSLLANESIAKFSEEAGRNIKFGEFAENITTEGLLLHECRPLDRFRNENLELEVTQIGKKCHGDNCSIFREVGNCVMPKEGIFARVIHSGNLKAGDQLEYLPKVINIQIITLSDRASAGEYADKSGPQIKNLAETFFSGIKRQTAVTNHLISDDQEQLAQLIEFAISQQVDVVFTTGGTGIGPRDITPETVRPLLDKEIPGIMELIRVKYGMEKPAALLSRSIAGVSGKTLIYTLPGSVKAVTEYCNEILPTIEHSLYMIEGIDSH; encoded by the coding sequence ATGAAGATAAAAGTCCTTTCAGTAAATACCTCAGAAAAAAAAGGAACTGTAAAAAAGCCAGTGGATACCATTCGGTTAACTGATATTGGAGTCGTTGGCGATGCTCACTCGGGCAAATGGCACCGTCAGGTTAGCCTACTGGCAAACGAAAGTATTGCTAAATTCTCGGAAGAAGCAGGCCGTAACATTAAATTCGGCGAATTTGCTGAAAACATTACTACGGAAGGCTTACTACTGCACGAATGCCGTCCGCTCGACCGTTTCCGGAATGAAAATCTGGAACTGGAAGTCACCCAGATTGGGAAAAAATGCCACGGCGATAACTGCTCCATTTTTCGCGAAGTGGGCAATTGCGTGATGCCCAAAGAAGGCATTTTTGCACGTGTTATCCACAGCGGAAACCTGAAGGCTGGCGACCAGTTGGAATACCTGCCCAAAGTGATCAACATTCAGATCATCACTTTGAGCGACAGGGCCAGCGCCGGCGAATATGCCGATAAAAGCGGTCCCCAAATCAAAAATCTGGCTGAAACTTTTTTTTCAGGAATTAAAAGACAAACTGCAGTTACAAATCATTTAATTTCTGATGATCAGGAACAACTTGCACAACTGATTGAGTTCGCCATTTCGCAGCAAGTTGATGTGGTTTTTACAACCGGTGGCACTGGAATTGGACCGCGAGACATTACACCGGAAACGGTTCGCCCGTTGCTCGATAAGGAAATTCCGGGAATCATGGAACTGATTCGGGTAAAATATGGGATGGAAAAACCTGCGGCCTTGCTGAGTCGCAGTATTGCTGGTGTTTCGGGCAAAACACTCATTTACACTTTGCCCGGAAGTGTAAAAGCTGTAACCGAATACTGCAACGAAATTCTCCCAACTATCGAACATTCATTGTATATGATTGAAGGGATTGACAGCCATTAA
- a CDS encoding type II toxin-antitoxin system RelE/ParE family toxin encodes MVSKFNLFWTEEAIRDLESILDYLSQKWSIKEVLNFKKSLSSQIKLIEQFPTIFPLSKYNPRLRKAVLSKQTIIFYEIKDHFIYIVYLFSTAQNSENIK; translated from the coding sequence ATGGTCTCTAAGTTCAACCTATTTTGGACAGAGGAAGCCATTCGGGATCTGGAAAGTATATTGGATTATCTCTCACAAAAATGGAGTATAAAAGAAGTCCTCAATTTCAAAAAATCACTTTCCTCGCAGATCAAGTTGATCGAACAATTCCCGACGATTTTTCCTCTTTCAAAATATAATCCACGATTAAGAAAGGCTGTTTTGAGTAAGCAAACAATTATTTTCTATGAAATAAAAGATCATTTCATTTACATTGTTTACCTATTTAGCACCGCGCAAAATTCTGAAAATATTAAATAA
- a CDS encoding Lrp/AsnC family transcriptional regulator, which translates to MINAIILINAERTKINSVAEQLVSLTGITDVYSVSGRFDLVAVIRLPHAEDLAELITEKVTKVEGITQTESMVAFKTLSKSDMASMFELGN; encoded by the coding sequence ATGATAAACGCCATTATACTCATCAATGCCGAGCGCACCAAAATCAATTCAGTAGCAGAACAATTGGTCAGTTTGACCGGAATTACAGATGTTTACTCCGTCAGTGGACGATTCGATTTGGTTGCAGTTATCCGACTGCCTCACGCTGAAGATCTGGCTGAACTGATCACCGAGAAAGTAACCAAAGTTGAAGGGATAACCCAAACCGAGTCGATGGTAGCTTTCAAAACGCTTTCGAAAAGCGATATGGCCAGCATGTTTGAGCTAGGCAATTAG
- a CDS encoding superoxide dismutase codes for MKRRNFIALVGTSLVAAPVWSNVYNSKIPAQKAIDATFPELPYAYNALEPVIDAKTMEIHYTKHHKAYFNNFLAAIKDSPAAEMNLTDLFAGISKQSAAIRNNGGGYYNHKLFWENMSPTKSSPSVVLKGAIDKSFGTMDKFKEEFANAAKKHFGSGWAWLVAGKDGNLFVSDTLNQDNPLMDVVDKKGTPLLCLDVWEHAYYLQYQNKRAEYVDNFWDIVNWDVVSKRYENR; via the coding sequence ATGAAACGTAGAAATTTTATTGCCCTTGTCGGGACTTCTTTAGTCGCCGCCCCAGTTTGGTCAAACGTTTACAACTCCAAAATACCAGCACAAAAGGCTATTGATGCTACTTTTCCAGAGTTACCATATGCTTACAACGCGCTAGAGCCAGTCATTGATGCAAAAACAATGGAGATTCATTACACGAAACACCACAAAGCATATTTCAACAATTTTCTGGCAGCCATCAAAGATTCGCCCGCTGCCGAGATGAATTTAACAGACTTATTTGCTGGCATCAGCAAACAGAGCGCTGCCATCCGAAATAATGGCGGGGGATATTACAACCATAAGCTTTTCTGGGAAAATATGTCGCCAACAAAGTCGAGTCCTTCAGTTGTTTTGAAAGGCGCCATTGACAAAAGTTTTGGAACAATGGATAAATTCAAAGAAGAATTCGCCAATGCCGCAAAGAAGCACTTCGGAAGTGGATGGGCCTGGCTGGTTGCCGGAAAAGATGGCAATCTCTTCGTAAGCGACACCCTCAATCAGGATAATCCGTTGATGGATGTGGTTGATAAAAAAGGAACTCCGCTCCTTTGTCTCGACGTGTGGGAACACGCCTATTACCTTCAATATCAAAACAAAAGAGCCGAATACGTCGACAATTTCTGGGACATTGTGAACTGGGATGTCGTTAGCAAACGATACGAAAACAGATAG
- a CDS encoding Rossmann-like and DUF2520 domain-containing protein, with protein MIKNVVIIGAGNLATQLALSLHEKGILVKQVYSRKTEAASELARKVNASFTNDLSQLLPETDLYIIAVKDSAIQEVLENIWLRDDQLIVHTAGSVPMNILEGFSANYGVFYPLQTFSKSRKIDFSDIPICIEANHPFNLLKLEKLGKMLSTSVNQINSEERKTLHLAAVFVNNFVNHLYAIGADILHDKKLDFDLLKPLIRETAEKIVSLHPIDAQTGPAKRNDQDTIKTQLKMLQDRPEFQKIYSFATESIFRLQQKHDHDLL; from the coding sequence ATGATTAAAAATGTTGTAATTATTGGGGCTGGAAATCTGGCCACTCAATTGGCTCTTTCCCTTCACGAAAAGGGAATTCTGGTGAAACAGGTTTACAGCCGAAAAACAGAAGCCGCATCGGAACTAGCTCGAAAAGTGAATGCCAGTTTTACCAATGATCTGTCTCAACTTCTTCCTGAAACTGATTTGTATATTATTGCGGTGAAAGACTCAGCCATTCAGGAAGTACTGGAAAACATTTGGTTAAGAGATGATCAACTGATTGTGCATACCGCTGGCAGCGTTCCAATGAACATTTTAGAAGGATTCAGTGCAAATTATGGCGTATTTTACCCACTCCAAACCTTTTCAAAATCCAGAAAAATCGATTTCTCAGATATTCCGATTTGCATCGAAGCCAATCATCCGTTCAACCTGTTGAAGCTGGAAAAATTGGGAAAAATGCTATCCACGTCTGTTAACCAAATTAATTCTGAGGAACGGAAAACACTTCACCTGGCTGCAGTTTTTGTCAATAACTTTGTAAATCACCTGTATGCAATTGGTGCGGATATTCTTCACGATAAAAAGCTCGATTTTGATCTTCTAAAACCTCTCATTCGGGAAACCGCTGAGAAAATTGTTTCGCTGCATCCCATTGATGCCCAAACCGGACCTGCCAAACGAAATGACCAAGACACAATCAAGACCCAATTAAAAATGCTTCAGGACAGACCGGAGTTTCAGAAAATCTATAGCTTTGCCACCGAAAGTATTTTTCGGCTTCAACAAAAACATGACCATGACCTTCTTTAA
- a CDS encoding KdsC family phosphatase, whose amino-acid sequence MTFFKERLKNIKAFIFDVDGVLSYDTSPLDESGDPVRTANVKDGFAIRYALQNGFQMAIITGANTQRVKLRYKKLGVEHIYLNSFQKMECLDDFIVKTGVAKNEILYMGDDLVDFPIMKEVGIPTCPVDAVPEVKAISMYISDKKGGEGCVRDVIEQVMRSQQKWFGQEIKGIKAD is encoded by the coding sequence ATGACCTTCTTTAAAGAAAGATTAAAAAATATTAAAGCATTCATTTTCGATGTCGATGGAGTATTATCATACGACACTTCACCTCTCGACGAAAGTGGTGACCCTGTTAGAACTGCAAATGTGAAAGATGGGTTTGCAATCCGTTATGCACTCCAAAATGGATTTCAGATGGCAATCATTACTGGCGCAAATACACAGCGGGTAAAACTTCGGTATAAAAAACTCGGAGTTGAACACATCTACCTTAACTCGTTTCAAAAAATGGAGTGCCTCGATGACTTTATCGTCAAAACAGGTGTCGCCAAAAATGAGATTTTGTATATGGGCGACGATCTGGTTGATTTCCCAATTATGAAAGAAGTTGGTATTCCGACTTGCCCGGTCGATGCGGTTCCTGAAGTCAAAGCCATTTCGATGTACATTTCGGATAAAAAGGGTGGCGAAGGCTGTGTTCGCGATGTGATTGAACAAGTGATGCGGTCGCAGCAAAAATGGTTTGGGCAGGAAATTAAAGGCATTAAAGCGGATTAA
- a CDS encoding Maf-like protein — translation MFLQNLEQYEIILASKSPRRQQLLSDLGLRFSVQSMDIPEVFPDNLGMTEVSVYLAELKAEAFRPQLKNNQLVITADTIVWLDDQVLNKPTDYADGFRMLKKLSGKKHQVITGVCLLSAEKKVSFYALTDVWFKELSDEEICYYLECYQPYDKAGAYGIQEWIGYIGIYRLEGSFFNVMGLPVQSVYEHLKTF, via the coding sequence ATGTTTCTTCAGAATCTTGAACAATACGAAATTATACTGGCATCAAAATCTCCGCGTCGTCAGCAGTTGCTGAGCGATTTGGGTCTGAGGTTCAGCGTTCAGTCCATGGACATTCCGGAGGTTTTTCCTGACAATTTGGGAATGACCGAGGTTTCGGTTTATCTGGCTGAGCTGAAAGCCGAGGCATTTCGTCCACAGCTAAAAAACAATCAATTGGTGATAACCGCCGACACCATTGTCTGGCTAGATGATCAGGTTCTGAACAAACCAACTGATTATGCCGATGGATTCCGGATGCTGAAGAAATTATCGGGCAAAAAGCACCAGGTCATAACCGGAGTGTGCTTATTATCCGCGGAGAAAAAAGTGTCGTTTTATGCTTTAACCGATGTCTGGTTCAAGGAATTAAGCGATGAAGAAATTTGCTATTATCTGGAGTGCTACCAACCGTACGACAAAGCCGGCGCATATGGCATTCAGGAGTGGATTGGCTATATTGGGATTTACCGACTTGAGGGTTCATTTTTCAATGTTATGGGGTTGCCGGTTCAGAGTGTTTATGAGCATTTAAAGACCTTCTGA
- a CDS encoding substrate-binding domain-containing protein, with translation MKLHRLLIILIFIGSFIQLSGCKHPKPKIGILMHGYENARWTKDKDYLVDNLTKEGADIMLEVANGDQQKQIAQAQTMISNGVQVLIVVAISQDEAAKIVELAHKANVKVIAYDRLINGCKLDYYVTTNSTHIGELQASYLTSLKPKGKYALICGSKYDGNSMRLFLGQMNILHPLMETGDIQLVYSEFTEDWSSAEGALHTKHIFEQNTDSITAILAGSDAIADGVLEVLEERGLEGKIMVSGQDCELDNVKAIMNGTQTCDILKPLKEMASITAELAVSLALKKPLKMKFTYESNGKALVKSILLDASIVNRNNIENTVIASGFHTSAELNQ, from the coding sequence ATGAAATTACATCGATTGTTGATCATTCTGATCTTCATTGGATCCTTTATTCAGCTATCAGGATGCAAGCACCCCAAGCCTAAAATTGGGATTTTAATGCATGGCTATGAAAATGCGCGATGGACGAAAGACAAGGATTATTTGGTTGACAACCTGACTAAAGAAGGTGCTGATATTATGCTTGAAGTTGCTAACGGTGATCAGCAAAAACAAATTGCACAAGCCCAAACAATGATCAGCAATGGAGTTCAGGTGTTGATAGTAGTTGCAATCAGCCAGGACGAAGCAGCTAAGATCGTTGAATTGGCCCATAAAGCCAACGTAAAAGTTATAGCTTACGACCGTCTGATCAATGGATGTAAACTGGATTATTACGTTACCACAAATAGTACACATATCGGTGAACTTCAGGCCTCGTACCTTACTTCGCTAAAACCCAAAGGCAAATATGCCTTGATTTGCGGATCGAAATACGATGGCAATTCGATGAGACTTTTCCTGGGGCAAATGAATATCCTGCACCCTCTCATGGAAACCGGAGACATTCAGCTGGTTTACAGCGAATTCACCGAAGATTGGTCTTCGGCTGAGGGAGCCTTACATACCAAACATATTTTTGAACAAAATACAGATTCGATTACCGCCATTCTTGCCGGAAGCGATGCCATTGCCGATGGTGTACTGGAAGTATTGGAAGAACGCGGTTTGGAAGGGAAAATAATGGTTTCAGGACAAGATTGTGAGTTAGACAATGTGAAAGCAATCATGAATGGAACTCAAACTTGTGATATCCTAAAACCGTTGAAAGAAATGGCTTCAATTACTGCAGAACTAGCCGTCTCGCTTGCGCTTAAAAAACCTTTAAAAATGAAGTTTACCTACGAAAGTAATGGGAAGGCACTGGTGAAATCGATTTTACTTGATGCTTCAATTGTAAACCGAAATAACATTGAGAATACAGTGATTGCCTCCGGATTTCACACTTCGGCTGAGTTAAACCAATAA
- a CDS encoding S46 family peptidase, with amino-acid sequence MFRKNLLVIGLVMLSLMPAVAKEGMWIPTLLNKYNIEEMKQMGFKLTAEDVYSVNKASMKDAVVLFGTGCTGELISGDGLLITNHHCGFDAIQNHSSLEHDYLTNGFWAKNREEELPNPELSVRFLNRMEDVSDQILAGTEGQPSDSVSVVINRNTKQVIAQATEKGKFEATVQPLFYGNQYFLYVYEVYTDVRLVGAPPSAVGKFGGDTDNWMWPRHTGDFSYFRIYANKENQPAKYSPDNVPYKPKKFFKISIKGIQPNDFTLVFGYPGKTQEYLPSQSIRQIMEQGDPDKIKIRDLKLRLLAADMNKDPEVRIQYASKYANTSNAWKKWQGEVKGLKRLNAIEAKLNFESEFKNWVEANPERKSRYGQVLPSFEKLYGEIAGYTKANDYYSEIVLRGTDIFNIVSFFEAIDKRWPSLSPADKQKIQKAIQPKLNEYFNEYNRATDEKVFAALLSLYAKDMDQTLLPEDFKSLMNKTTQQDLISKIYQESIFSDQEKLTKVTSALNAKSFKTIDQDPVFKIFRSLKKQFDSKVEPYYTSLQKQIDGTMKTYMAGIMEMNQGKSLWADANKTLRVSYGKVEGYEPMDGVTYFYYTTLEGIMQKDNPAIYDYNVPQGLRNLFQYKDYGRYGKNGQMNVCFTASNHTTGGNSGSPVIDANGNLIGVNFDRCWEGTMSDLMFDPERCRNIILDIRYALFITDKLSGAGYLLNEMVIEE; translated from the coding sequence ATGTTCAGGAAAAACCTACTCGTTATCGGACTTGTTATGCTTTCCCTTATGCCCGCTGTGGCCAAAGAAGGCATGTGGATTCCAACCCTGCTCAATAAATACAACATCGAAGAAATGAAGCAAATGGGCTTCAAACTTACTGCCGAAGATGTCTATAGCGTCAACAAAGCAAGCATGAAAGATGCCGTTGTTCTGTTTGGAACAGGTTGTACCGGCGAATTGATTTCGGGAGATGGACTTCTGATTACCAATCATCATTGTGGGTTCGACGCGATTCAGAACCACAGTTCGCTCGAACACGATTATCTGACCAATGGATTTTGGGCAAAAAATCGCGAAGAAGAACTTCCAAATCCTGAATTAAGTGTTCGCTTTTTAAACCGTATGGAAGATGTCTCAGATCAGATTTTAGCCGGAACTGAAGGCCAGCCAAGCGATTCAGTTTCAGTAGTTATCAACCGAAACACCAAACAAGTTATAGCACAAGCTACCGAAAAAGGGAAATTTGAGGCTACGGTTCAGCCACTCTTCTACGGAAACCAATATTTCCTATACGTTTACGAAGTTTATACTGATGTGAGATTGGTCGGAGCGCCTCCATCAGCTGTCGGGAAATTCGGTGGCGATACCGACAACTGGATGTGGCCACGTCATACTGGCGATTTCTCTTACTTCCGTATTTATGCCAACAAAGAAAATCAGCCGGCCAAATATTCACCTGATAACGTTCCTTACAAGCCGAAGAAATTTTTCAAAATTTCAATCAAAGGCATTCAGCCAAACGATTTTACCCTTGTGTTTGGCTACCCGGGGAAAACCCAGGAATACTTGCCATCGCAGTCGATCCGGCAAATTATGGAGCAGGGCGATCCCGATAAAATTAAAATCCGCGATCTGAAACTTCGCCTGTTGGCAGCTGATATGAATAAAGATCCTGAAGTTCGGATTCAATATGCATCGAAATATGCCAACACCAGCAATGCCTGGAAAAAATGGCAGGGTGAAGTAAAAGGTTTGAAACGGCTGAATGCCATCGAAGCCAAGCTAAATTTCGAAAGCGAATTCAAAAATTGGGTCGAAGCCAATCCGGAACGAAAAAGTAGATACGGCCAGGTATTGCCGAGCTTCGAAAAGCTTTATGGTGAAATTGCAGGCTACACCAAAGCCAATGATTATTATTCGGAAATCGTTCTCCGCGGAACCGACATTTTTAACATTGTTTCTTTCTTTGAAGCCATTGACAAGCGCTGGCCTTCCCTGTCACCAGCCGATAAGCAAAAAATACAAAAAGCAATTCAACCTAAGCTAAACGAGTATTTCAACGAATACAACCGAGCTACCGACGAAAAAGTCTTTGCAGCTTTGTTGAGCCTTTATGCCAAAGATATGGATCAGACCCTTCTTCCTGAAGATTTTAAATCACTGATGAATAAAACAACTCAGCAAGATTTGATCAGCAAAATCTATCAGGAATCCATATTTTCAGATCAGGAAAAACTAACTAAAGTTACTTCGGCACTGAATGCCAAAAGTTTCAAAACGATCGACCAAGATCCAGTATTTAAAATTTTTAGGAGCCTGAAAAAGCAATTTGATTCGAAAGTTGAACCTTATTACACTTCGCTCCAGAAACAAATTGATGGCACAATGAAAACCTACATGGCAGGGATCATGGAAATGAATCAGGGCAAATCCTTGTGGGCCGATGCCAACAAAACGCTTCGGGTATCTTATGGAAAAGTAGAAGGCTATGAACCAATGGACGGTGTAACCTACTTCTATTACACAACTCTGGAAGGCATTATGCAAAAAGATAATCCGGCCATTTACGATTACAATGTTCCGCAGGGACTGCGCAATTTGTTCCAATATAAAGACTACGGAAGGTATGGAAAAAATGGTCAGATGAACGTTTGTTTCACGGCCTCGAACCATACCACAGGAGGAAATTCAGGCAGCCCGGTTATTGATGCCAATGGAAACCTGATTGGGGTAAATTTCGACCGTTGCTGGGAAGGAACAATGAGCGACCTGATGTTTGATCCGGAACGTTGCCGTAACATTATTCTCGACATCCGGTATGCGCTTTTCATTACGGATAAGCTGTCTGGAGCCGGTTATTTACTAAACGAAATGGTGATTGAGGAATAA